The Glycine max cultivar Williams 82 chromosome 3, Glycine_max_v4.0, whole genome shotgun sequence sequence AGTGAACGTTTGTTGCTCAATTAAATTATGAAAGTAATCAAATGTGGGGACCAAAGAGTTCAAAAATGATGTTTAAGTATATGTGCATTCGAGGGTCAGAACAATACACCTCGACTTTAATCACCTTTCTAGAAAAAGTGTatgatttttttcagttgatgaaTTAAAAATCTTCAACGTATTTCAAATTTGGCAGCAATGTATGCGCATAAGGGAGGTGCATGCCGGCTACACGCACTTGCATGCACTATGCAAGTGTATGATttatctgtttttctttttcttgtcccCTCCATATAGACTGGATagttaattttagaataatattttttaacccaTTAGGATCAGTAATTTACTGGAGAGGAATTCAGatagtataaaaaaacataatgctaattaattaatgcTAGTTTACACTTTGagataaagaaagaaacaaaaaatagataagtaataatatataataagttatatgataagaagagaaataaattaaaaaatatcaaataagtgttttcttatttttttatttttgtaaactttttttttggaatactCCCTATAAGTTTCAAATATTGTTTATCCTTTGTCATTAAATCTGGTTAAATTGTTGACATCATCATGTGTTATATTAGCAAGATTATTAGTGTtttgtcaataaaaattatcacataattaattatatacgaagaaaagaaaaaacacttagTCACATATACTATATACAAGGGTGTATCACACATACTAAATCATAATgaccatcaataaaaataattaattttaaacaattattttaatattctaaatttatgCATGGTTATTACCTTGGTCATGTATGTTTACTTAAAGACCTAACTTGAGATAAAGAGTATTAAGAGCTagccaaaatgaataaaattctaccttaatattgttgattaactataaaatctacctacaaaactataaattaattaatttaataaacacacgtaccaattacaaaatatattttcttattaatatgcgtgaataaattaataaactatagACATATGTAAAACAGTTTTAAGAGTACATTGTGTAACAAGTTTTAGGATACCTCACATATACATAATGATGTATGCATAttaattacttacatgtgtTTGATCAGGAGTGAAATAACTAGCTAATTCTTTAGGGATCCTTCCTTCCTTAATTATCATGTAGGTCTTAAAAACTGATTCTAAATTTTTGTATTTCTCTTGCCCTTGGTTTGAAGATGGAAAGGCAACACCAGATGAAGAAGAGCTCAGACTAAAAGCTCGAAGTCTTGTGTTCCTGAATGTATTAGAAGGAACAGCTCCTAATCCCATGCATCGCACTCTCCAGAGTGCTTTAACCCTAACACTCTACCAATGGCATCAAGAGGAGAAACTTCAGATATGCTTTGAGTCAATCCTACTTCAATTTGTTCTTGCAAACatgtaataaaatgaaatataaaagttttaagaTTAAGCACAATCCTTGAAAACAATGTTACTAAAGAAAAACATACTGTTATAGTCTTTGCTGCTTCATTTACAAATGATCCATCTTTCCTTTTATGAGTTTCAATATATAATTGTCCACGACTTGGTAGCTTCCCAGTTTCTAACAACTAAGATAAATAAAGAGTAAGTAAACATTGAACTTctttaattagtaaaagttAACATTTAGTGTCATTGCcaactcatttcttcttctagGATTAGCTTTGGATCCACCAGTGTGTGGAATAACTTGCTTGCTTcgaatttctttatttctccTACAAAGTTCCTATATGCAAAGCAATTTCAAGTTTACAACTtgtaatagtaataatataattagctataaaaacaattcaataattaaaacaatctaattagaacaagataataatttgtataaaataagtcattgaataatattatttaaaatataatttatgttaataaaaagagcttaatttttttaaggggttcacactcaacacaagaacacatcaatttcacatcAATTTCTCATTAGGACATCGactgattcatcaaacatatataatttcacaacaattataaggataaaatgaaaattacaaaaacaccccaaaacctattccaattgatatctctaaggatctctacacatgttctcactaatccctaattgtgaataactcatcccttacctggGCTCATGTGTtttcagccagcgatagtaacatctctagcgatcccctgagattcctccaatttttttctctaattgctctgatagagttcccaaacgtcagagagacaaagaagggattgaagcctccgcTTGTACTATCTTGGtgtgattcctttttctctctctgtgACTATtctctcgcaaatcccaacggtgaaggtgTGCGTAACTGAACCACGAAcgacatatcaaaatttcatgaaaatccaatggttaacgaaaccgggatcatagttttattgAGACCGCTTTGGGTTTTTACAGGAAAGAAAAAAGGCTACGATGCGAAAGTTATTTCTCTTAGATAAGACATTATATCAAAatttccaacggtgagaatgctcgtaATTGGGTTTTGAACATACtgtttaaatttcacgacgattcAACGGTGAATGAAtctgagatcgtcatttttctaaGACAGATTTGGTGGCCTgcgaaaaaaagagaaagttttgagaggagaaggggaaaaacgaaaatgagggaaaGAGGAGACACGTGACTTAATAtagctatttatacctaggataCTCAgtctattatttgctctatatttattcatttttactaaaaaaagttataaatttatttacgaaaaaatgGGACGTTACAATTTGGAGAGGGAACCGTAGAGTTGAAGAGGAAAATTGgaattttgtgatatttttgagagggaatttttttttgccgaaaaaaacatgatttattttattttaaagagaaaaaaatggaaaaataatatttaactaaCAGAGGTTATAAACCTccgtaaattaagcacaaaaaattgtaatttttaataaattaaggagGTTTCTAAAACCTCTGCAAAATAATCttcattatttaacatttttttttttgtagtgattGATGTCACATCATTCTTACTAttgaaattaagattaaaaatgaaaaaaaatataagactaaatttttgtaaaaaaacacaatgacaaaaatgaagaaaaaatataaactaaaaaaagtgACAAATTTGCTGTCACGGACAAATTAAgccttcaaaatataatgaataattttaattaataaataatataaaataaaaaaatactctttttaATAATCActcatttttcacttttttttttcttacaaaatcaCTTGAACATTGCATAAACACTCCAAACTCTTGCTTGCTCGTACTAAATAGATGTAACTTAGTTAATTGAATAAGATAAgtaaattattatatgttttcTTATGCTTATTTTAAATTCCTACAAATAAAAATCTCTCCCAATCATCATATACATTATTCCTTTCTCCTCCCTAACACGACACAAAAAAATACACTCGAAGCATTCTTAACATAAGTACATACATGAATAATCaattaatcactttttttttctcactcaaCACTTTCACACATTCACTTTTTTCACACACCTATTtcttttaggcttaaatatatctTTCAATATgtgatttagtatttttttattttcgtcttgtaattttgtttttgttttattccttataaaattatttattttatgtttcatccttaaaatactttaagtaatatttatttactgTTCGAGGATATTGGTGTATTTCATATAACATTTATTTACTGTCtcaggataaaaaataaaataagtacgttttgtaaagactaaaataaaaaaaatataggaatgaaaatgagaataagttaaattataggaacaaaaaatttatttaaacatcTTTCTTTTATCATCATTCACAATAAATAAGAATTAGAATAGGCTAGGTGATTTGTTGCGAGCCTACAGCCTAACCCGCATAAGACTTGACTTGATGTAActtgtttattaaaattttcatgaaatttaggctttttaaaagtgtttttaatgttaaaaaaaagtttaagcaCTCAATAAGAACACACATTTAGCCTTTTTTACTCTTCATTTTCGTCAATTTTAgcgaagaaataaaaatatgtgagACCTAGacctttttatttcttaaatatatatcattacACATTTATACTGCAACTCAAACATTTATCTTCATACTAATCATTTTATCTTGAAAAACGATACACactacaaattttatttcttacacacacacacacacatatatatatatatatattacaaatttaaCTCAAACATTAATTTTTCGTGCATAACACGAGTTACACACAATAGTctcaaacaaacataaattaaacGTTATTTGAAATACACCAAAATACCAGATAATTGTCCACCACAACCACACAggattcttaatttatttaatgttaatcagaagaagaaaaattctaGCTAGGTGGAAATCTTAGCTATGGACATCACAAGGATTTGAACCTCCACAATTACAGTATCGTCTTTAATATATCCTTTTGCTGCTTCATAGAGTTCACTCAGAGCTACTAACTTTTTAAAACCCCAAATATTACCTGAGGCACGAAACCAGTGGCTATCTGCAGCACAAGAAAATATACAATTgagcaaaaaaaatttaaataattaaattatatatatatatatatatatatatatatatatatatatatatatatatatatatatatataattcttgtGTGCGCAAAAGtagaatatttataattataaacgcAGCATTGGTACCTGTTCTCTCATGATATTTATTGTTGAGCTGGTCTAAAATTCCCAACTTGAATTTTGCATACACTGTTCTCTTCGCTGGGAACCTTTCACAATCTGTGAGCTGTAAATAAACAGATAGACCTTTGCCTCTCTCGGACTCGATTCCTCTGGGATAAACCCTCAAATTCCTAAATAAATtgcagaaaaatataatttgtacataattaagtttatttgtatttttaatcttCTTATTATCGTTATTTCACGAATTAgctctgtaatttttttttcacaaatttgatccatattattttaattatataattttgtattaacTTGATATTCAACATTTAACAAAAGTGATGACATGGCGGACAATAAAACGCCACAACAGTCCAAATGCAATAGAGCATTTCATGaccaatttttataaatattgaatattaAGTGAATAGATTAATCAAAACTGTGCAATTAAATTATCGGGGATTAaatttgcaaaaacaaaaaaagtgataatgcaaaatttacaaaatgatTATCCGgactaaaagtaattaaatcttTGGCTTAATTACACATCcaacttttatcattttacacattttatcatccaatttttatcattttataaattttattatctaatttttgtctcgaattttatctcttaaatttttaattcctgCACATTTAACCACCTAATGATGTGTCActaaaaagaagttaaaaaaataaaatgatattattttgttataatttttgtaaaataacataattttgttatcaatacgataataataaaacaggtgaaaattaaaaatttaagtgataaaatttataaaaaaaaattaaatgataaaattcttaaattaataatagttggatgacaaaatataaaatcaagcctaaatcttttaattatgaaaacaaCCTGTGTAAAAGAATTTGCCAAATAGAAAGTGTGAAGaatattaattcttaattaattaccaGTCTCTCTCACCCACGGTAAAGGATTTGGAGTGGTAGTAAGTCTCCTCCAATGTTGAAAATTTCCCAATTTTCCAAGTGAAGGTGCCATGAGGAGGCTCTTTGACCATGGAAAGACTTTCCCATTTGCCAGAACGACTAATCACGAAAACCTCAGCTCCAAACAAACAAGAATCTTCAACATGGTATCCATTAGATGAATCTAAGAGAGTCTCCAACGAAATTAATTGCTCAAAACCCCattctgttttcatttcttgaaattttcttACGGTGCCATCCGCATCTGACagaattaaataatagtatttcATCATGAAGCACTTTCAAATTAAACATGTCAAATTTGTACTGAGATTGTGAGAGTTCCTACGTTACGCAGTTTCTTACCATgtcattctttattattatttaaaatttcttgagattcattcaataaaaagtaaaaattactttatctttttttttttatactatccTAATTAGATTCTTAGGCTCCCGGTGATCAAGGTGTctcacaaattttaattttttgaattaattataagactaattctcaatcaaaatttagttatatttaaaaatctttttccctttctctAAGGGTGTATTTTATCAGAATCCAACTTAAGTTCTTTCATAAATTCAACATGTATTATCAAATTGAATTCTACTCGTCGGGTAAAGTGAAAACTACTTTTCACGAATctcgttaaattttaataaaagatatattaaaaatttcatatacaTAATATATTAGTCTATACCTTGGATGgttaaataattgttatttttctgATTAAAGACGAACAGCTTGAAGTTTACGTCAACCTCCCAACCGCTAGAAAGCTTCTCGGTATCTGCTATT is a genomic window containing:
- the LOC100809118 gene encoding MATH domain and coiled-coil domain-containing protein At3g58370 isoform X2 encodes the protein MVLSDLEICKPTSSSHNKVGISRSGRDLPPAHYLFKIESYSELMNTGVEKYETNVFQAGGYKWRLILYPSGNIKSNGNGYVSLYLAIADTEKLSSGWEVDVNFKLFVFNQKNNNYLTIQDADGTVRKFQEMKTEWGFEQLISLETLLDSSNGYHVEDSCLFGAEVFVISRSGKWESLSMVKEPPHGTFTWKIGKFSTLEETYYHSKSFTVGERDWNLRVYPRGIESERGKGLSVYLQLTDCERFPAKRTVYAKFKLGILDQLNNKYHERTDSHWFRASGNIWGFKKLVALSELYEAAKGYIKDDTVIVEVQILVMSIAKIST
- the LOC100809118 gene encoding MATH domain and coiled-coil domain-containing protein At3g58370 isoform X3; this encodes MNTGVEKYETNVFQAGGYKWRLILYPSGNIKSNGNGYVSLYLAIADTEKLSSGWEVDVNFKLFVFNQKNNNYLTIQDADGTVRKFQEMKTEWGFEQLISLETLLDSSNGYHVEDSCLFGAEVFVISRSGKWESLSMVKEPPHGTFTWKIGKFSTLEETYYHSKSFTVGERDWNLRVYPRGIESERGKGLSVYLQLTDCERFPAKRTVYAKFKLGILDQLNNKYHERTDSHWFRASGNIWGFKKLVALSELYEAAKGYIKDDTVIVEVQILVMSIAKIST
- the LOC100809118 gene encoding MATH domain and coiled-coil domain-containing protein At3g58370 isoform X1, giving the protein MVLSDLEICKPTSSSHNKVGSISRSGRDLPPAHYLFKIESYSELMNTGVEKYETNVFQAGGYKWRLILYPSGNIKSNGNGYVSLYLAIADTEKLSSGWEVDVNFKLFVFNQKNNNYLTIQDADGTVRKFQEMKTEWGFEQLISLETLLDSSNGYHVEDSCLFGAEVFVISRSGKWESLSMVKEPPHGTFTWKIGKFSTLEETYYHSKSFTVGERDWNLRVYPRGIESERGKGLSVYLQLTDCERFPAKRTVYAKFKLGILDQLNNKYHERTDSHWFRASGNIWGFKKLVALSELYEAAKGYIKDDTVIVEVQILVMSIAKIST